One window of Leopardus geoffroyi isolate Oge1 chromosome B3, O.geoffroyi_Oge1_pat1.0, whole genome shotgun sequence genomic DNA carries:
- the LOC123582195 gene encoding olfactory receptor 4F3/4F16/4F29-like, with protein sequence MDGMNHSVVSEFVFLGLTDSWEIQLLLFVFSSTFYVASMMGNSLIILTVTSDPHLHSPMYFLLANLSFIDLGVSSVTSPKMIYDLFRKGKVISFGGCIAQIFFIHVIGGVEMVLLIAMAFDRYVAICKPLHYLTIMSPRMCLFFLVAAWMTGLIHSMVQLAFVVNLPFCGPNVLDSFYCDLPRFIKLACTDTDRLEFMVTANSGFISVGSFLILIISYIIIILTVQKHSSAGSSKALSTLSAHITVVFLFFGPLIFFYTWPSPSIHLDKFLAIFDAILTPFLNPVIYTFRNQEMQVAMRRVCRQLVNYRKIS encoded by the coding sequence ATGGATGGAATGAATCACTCTGTGGTGTCAGAGTTTGTGTTCCTGGGACTCACCGATTCCTGGGAGATCCAACTTCTCCTCTTTGTGTTCTCCTCCACGTTTTATGTGGCAAGCATGATGGGAAACTCCCTCATTATACTCACTGTGACCTCTGACCCTCACTTACACTCCCCCATGTACTTTCTGCTGGCCAACCTCTCCTTCATTGACCTGGGAGTTTCTTCTGTCACTTCTCCCAAGATGATTTATGATCTTTTCAGAAAGGGTAAAGTCATCTCCTTTGGTGGCTGCATCGctcaaatcttctttatccacgtCATTGGCGGTGTGGAGATGGTGCTGCTCATCGCCATGGCCTTTGACAGATATGTTGCCATATGTAAGCCTCTCCACTATCTGACCATCATGAGCCCAAGAATGTGCCTCTTCTTTTTAGTGGCTGCCTGGATGACTGGCCTCATCCACTCCATGGTTCAACTGGCGTTTGTGGTAAACTTACCCTTCTGTGGTCCTAATGTGTTGGACAGCTTTTACTGTGACCTTCCTCGGTTCATCAAACTTGCCTGCACGGACACCGACCGACTAGAGTTTATGGTCACAGCCAACAGTGGATTCATCTCTGTTGGCTCCTTCCTCATACTGATCATTTCCTACATCATCATCATTCTCACTGTTCAGAAACACTCTTCAGCTGGTTCATCCAAGGCtctgtccacactgtcagctcacaTCACTGTGGTATTCTTGTTCTTtggtcctttgatttttttttatacatggCCATCTCCCTCCATACACCTGGATAAGTTTCTGGCCATCTTTGATGCTATTCTCACTCCTTTCCTAAATCCGGTCATCTATACATTCAGGAACCAAGAAATGCAGGTGGCAATGAGGAGAGTATGCAGACAGCTAGTGAATTACAGGAAGATCTCTTAA